From Excalfactoria chinensis isolate bCotChi1 chromosome 4, bCotChi1.hap2, whole genome shotgun sequence, one genomic window encodes:
- the NEIL3 gene encoding endonuclease 8-like 3: protein MVEGPCCALFAERLRARVRRGQVVRSARGSALPAGARAATAASEERTSSHDFLTGQVFRGVETLGKELFMYFDQKALRIHFGMNGSMRVNPDGSKDRNGALPVLEIQLTEDIICFFEVTAEYRNATECEQKVRMMESLDVCSPKFSFLRAESEVKQQKTQMLCDVLLDQTVLPGVGNIIKNEALFDSGLHPAAKVCQLTDEHIRHLVKMTRDFTLLFYKCRKTGAPLYKHYKVYRRQTCGQCNEKITVCRLGVNNRMTYFCSRCQKADPQLVSVSKLPTRNSLIGWACGRGSCSNEHVAQRCEEEWTCTRCTLINKPSAEACDACLTSRPKVSFPLKTENVEDSADINRNLVKYPCNDFRKPSTEIKINRQAAFGNTTLVLTDLGNKAVLKGDIQVSNGCSEYVTPKGNFSQNQNNVYPSGISIDNYCSANATSVASSSCQEPFSFKPLKKKQKTHHVPSVHQHNVTTGKPQVNSTDDIHTLSTGPPRCSKHGHLCKLRIVRKDGENKGRMFYSCPLPTESQCNYFQWADLSFPFCHHGKRCIMKMVLKLGPNNGRNFFVCPLGKEKQCGFFQWAENKPFTQSIP, encoded by the exons ATGGTGGAGGGCCCGTGCTGTGCTCTGTTCGCGGAACGGCTGCGGGCGCGAGTGCGCCGGGGCCAGGTGGTGCGCAGCGCGCGGGGCAGCGCTCTGCCGGCTGGAGCTCGCGCTGCG ACTGCTGCAAGTGAGGAGAGAACCTCTAGTCATGATTTCCTTACTGGACAAGTTTTCAGGGGCGTGGAAACATTGGGAAAGGagctttttatgtattttgatcAAAAAGCTCTGAG gaTTCACTTTGGTATGAACGGTTCCATGCGTGTTAATCCTGATGGAAGTAAAGACAGAAATGGAGCGTTACCAGTTTTGGAGATACAGCTTACAGAAgatattatttgtttctttgaggTGACAGCAGAGTATAG aaatGCAACAGAATGTGAGCAGAAAGTGAGAATGATGGAAAGCTTGGATGTGTGCTCTCCAAAGTTTAGCTTCTTAAGAGCAGAAAGTGAggtaaagcagcagaaaaccCAGATGTTATGTGATGTGTTACTGGATCAAACAGTATTACCTGGAGTTGGAAATATCATAAAAAATGAAGCACTATTTGACAGCGGTCTCCATCCAGCTGCTAAA GTTTGCCAACTGACAGATGAGCACATACGTCACTTAGTGAAAATGACACGTGACTTTACCCTGCTTTTTTATAAG TGCCGCAAAACTGGAGCTCCACTCTACAAACACTACAAAGTATACAGGCGCCAAACGTGTGGTCAGTGCAATGAGAAAATCACTGTGTGTCGTTTAGGAGTGAATAACAGGATGACTTACTTCTGCTCTCGATGTCAAAAGGCTGATCCCCAGCTTGTCAGTGTTAG CAAACTGCCAACCAGAAACAGCCTAATTGGCTGGGCATGTGGCAGGGGGTCATGTTCTAATGAACATGTAGCTCAGCGATGTGAGGAAGAGTGGACGTGTACGCGCTGTACCCTAATAAACAAGCCTTCTGCTGAAGCTTGTGATGCCTGTTTGACTTCAAGGCCCAAAG TGAGTTTTCCATTGAAGACAGAGAATGTTGAAgattctgcagacattaatagaAATCTTGTGAAATACCCTTGTAATGACTTCAGAAAaccaagcacagaaataaagatcaACAGGCAAGCTGCATTTGGAAATACAACTCTTGTCCTAACAGACCTTGGTAATAAAGCAGTGTTGAAAGGTGATATCCAAGTATCCAATGGATGCTCTGAGTATGTTACTCCAAAAGGCAATTTTAGTCAGAATCAAAATAATGTCTACCCCTCAGGAATAAGTATAGACAATTATTGCTCAGCGAATGCAACTTCTGTGGCTTCATCTTCTTGCCAGGAGCCTTTCTCTTTCAAACCCttaaagaagaagcagaaaactcATCATGTACCGTCTGTTCACCAACATAATGTAACAACTGG CAAACCTCAAGTTAATTCGACAGATGATATTCATACACTGAGCACAGGCCCTCCTCGCTGCAGTAAACATGGTCACCTCTGCAAACTCAGAATTGTGAGGAAGGACGGAGAAAACAAGGGCAGGATGTTTTATAGCTGTCCTCTACCCACTGAATCTCAGTGCAACTATTTTCAA TGGGCTGACTTGAGTTTTCCATTTTGCCACCATGGCAAACGATGCATTATGAAGATGGTGCTGAAGCTTGGTCCCAATAATGGAAGGAACTTTTTCGTGTGCCCattgggaaaggaaaaacagtgtgGCTTTTTCCAGTGGGCAGAAAATAAGCCATTTACACAGTCTATTCCTTGA